One part of the Sebastes fasciatus isolate fSebFas1 chromosome 8, fSebFas1.pri, whole genome shotgun sequence genome encodes these proteins:
- the LOC141771973 gene encoding putative G-protein coupled receptor 139 — MWRERMSLQKKHWMVTLQEVFYPALAAVGIPSNIITFLIIWRRNCMLSRSSTFYLMAISVADTLVLVFIVVLELSVKYHQQEPFWSYEPWCSLRDIFSYGAYNASTWQVVVFTVERFVAIHTWKMKAKICTRRCAAWTTTSVFLFSHLFAIPYYWSNASVHENNQTRCIYKPEAPTQFIHTLVGLQTLQAYIFPFLIILTLNGLTLRLISLSNRVHVAVDLTSRVNKVTPLLRSWKRKSVVLLVTVSMTFVLLSVTRAITQIILRTTHLYSLDRNDYNLRINIAADTGTMLSLSNAAANMYLYVCTQTKFRQEFFACARQVSFYCKKKL, encoded by the exons ATGTGGCGCGAGAGGATGAGCCTTCAAAAGAAACACTGGATGGTGACCCTACAAGAGGTTTTCTACCCTGCTCTAGCAGCTGTGGGGATCCCCT CCAATATCATCACCTTTCTGATCATCTGGAGGAGGAACTGCATGCTCTCCAGATCCAGCACCTTCTACCTGATGGCCATTTCTGTGGCTGACACCCTCGTTCTGGTTTTCATTGTGGTTCTTGAGCTTTCTGTTAAGTACCACCAGCAGGAGCCGTTTTGGAGTTACGAGCCCTGGTGCAGCTTGAGGGACATTTTTAGCTACGGAGCGTACAACGCCTCAACGTGGCAGGTGGTTGTGTTTACAGTGGAACGTTTTGTCGCAATCCACACGTGGAAAATGAAGGCTAAAATCTGCACTCGGAGATGTGCAGCATGGACTACAACGTCCGTTTTCCTCTTCAGTCATCTTTTTGCCATTCCTTACTACTGGTCTAATGCCTCAGTCCACGAGAACAACCAGACCAGATGTATTTACAAACCAGAGGCCCCGACTCAGTTCATTCACACCCTGGTTGGGCTTCAAACGCTGCAAGCCTACATATTCCCCTTCCTCATCATCCTCACACTTAACGGGTTGACTCTGCGCCTGATCTCTCTCAGCAATCGGGTTCACGTCGCAGTCGATTTGACTTCCAGGGTCAACAAGGTCACGCCCCTGCTGCGCTCGTGGAAGAGGAAATCTGTGGTGCTTCTGGTGACTGTGTCCATGACTTTCGTGCTGTTGTCCGTCACCCGTGCTATAACTCAGATCATCCTCCGCACGACTCACTTGTACAGCCTGGATCGTAATGATTACAACCTCCGGATAAATATAGCAGCAGACACTGGCACCATGCTGAGCCTGAGCAACGCGGCAGCTAACATGTACCTGTATGTTTGCACCCAGACTAAGTTTCGCCAGGAGTTCTTTGCCTGCGCCAGACAGGTGTCTTTCTACTGCAAAAAAAAGCTCTAG